A single window of Deltaproteobacteria bacterium DNA harbors:
- a CDS encoding DUF4062 domain-containing protein — translation MSLSLLFISSVQKEFAEERAAIRDFIRGDALLRRYFDVFLFEDLPALDRRADAVYFDEVDNCGVYVGLFGDAYGDEDKDGRSPTEREFDRATEKGKTRLVFVKGQDDKSKHPKMQKLIRRAGSQLIRQRFAETLGLTSGLYASLVEHLERVGELRTLPFDASACPKAGMDDISLDKIAWFLETAKRERNYALSAKAKRMKTLAHLNLLDDGQPTHAAILLFGGNPQRFLPTSEVKCLHFHGTVVQKPIPSYQIFKGTVFELVDQAVDFVMSKVARSVGTREHATQAPVEYELPGQAVAEAIVNAVTHRDYSDNSSVQVMLFADRLEIWNPGELPPTLTPELLRVPHASIPRNPLLAEPLFLVRYIEKAGTGTLDMISRCQEAGLPEPDFEQQAGQWVVTIWRDWLTDAVLAGFNLNERQIAGIACLRSEGRITSGRYQNLTGISRQTATRDMEDLVKRGILERHGERRGTFYVKAKKMTQI, via the coding sequence ATGAGCCTGTCTCTCCTCTTCATCAGCAGTGTTCAGAAGGAATTCGCCGAGGAACGGGCGGCCATCCGCGATTTTATTAGGGGGGATGCCCTGCTGAGGCGATACTTCGACGTGTTTCTTTTTGAGGACCTGCCTGCGTTGGACCGGCGAGCCGATGCTGTTTATTTTGACGAGGTCGATAACTGCGGCGTGTATGTGGGCCTTTTCGGAGATGCATATGGCGATGAAGACAAAGACGGCAGATCGCCTACGGAACGGGAGTTTGATCGGGCCACGGAGAAGGGCAAAACGCGGCTTGTCTTTGTTAAAGGACAGGACGACAAGTCAAAACACCCAAAGATGCAGAAGCTGATCCGTCGGGCGGGCTCCCAGCTCATTCGGCAGAGGTTTGCAGAGACTCTGGGCTTGACTTCCGGGCTATATGCCAGCCTGGTGGAACACCTTGAGCGGGTTGGTGAATTGAGAACGTTACCATTTGATGCCTCCGCCTGCCCCAAAGCAGGCATGGACGACATTTCCCTGGACAAGATTGCCTGGTTCCTGGAGACAGCGAAACGGGAAAGAAACTATGCCCTTTCGGCCAAGGCCAAGCGGATGAAGACCCTGGCCCACCTCAACCTTCTGGACGATGGGCAGCCCACGCATGCCGCCATCCTGTTGTTCGGTGGAAATCCCCAGCGCTTCCTGCCGACCTCGGAGGTCAAGTGTCTTCACTTCCATGGCACGGTGGTGCAGAAGCCGATTCCGTCTTATCAAATCTTTAAAGGCACCGTCTTTGAGTTGGTGGACCAGGCCGTGGACTTTGTCATGTCCAAGGTTGCCCGATCCGTTGGCACACGCGAACACGCTACTCAGGCCCCCGTGGAATACGAACTGCCCGGGCAGGCAGTAGCAGAGGCCATTGTTAACGCTGTGACCCACCGGGACTACAGCGATAATTCGAGCGTGCAGGTTATGCTTTTTGCAGACCGGCTTGAGATCTGGAATCCCGGTGAACTGCCCCCGACTCTGACGCCGGAACTCCTGCGGGTTCCCCACGCTTCGATTCCGCGAAACCCCCTTCTTGCTGAGCCGCTTTTCTTGGTACGCTATATCGAAAAGGCAGGGACCGGCACGCTGGACATGATTTCTCGCTGCCAGGAAGCCGGCCTTCCTGAACCCGATTTCGAGCAGCAGGCCGGACAGTGGGTGGTAACCATATGGCGGGATTGGCTGACGGATGCAGTTTTGGCGGGATTCAATCTTAATGAGCGACAAATTGCCGGGATTGCCTGTCTGAGATCGGAAGGACGGATTACAAGCGGAAGGTATCAGAATTTAACGGGAATTAGCCGACAGACTGCAACACGCGACATGGAAGACTTGGTAAAGAGGGGCATCCTTGAACGGCACGGTGAGCGTCGTGGAACTTTCTACGTTAAGGCGAAGAAAATGACTCAAATATGA